The genomic DNA ACTATCAAGATTATTTTGGGCAAAGGTACGACTCTAAGCGGTCGCCTGTTGCTGTACAACTCTCTTGATATGACCTTCCGCGAACTGAAGCTGCGCCCCAACCCGGTGCGTCCGGTGATCGACGGCTTGATCGATTACGAAATGTTCTGTGGTATTCCCCAGGCTAAGGCAGAGGAGGCTAAGCAGCAAATGGCGATTCCTGAAATGACGGTGCAGGAGCTTAAGGCGCTGCTGGATAGCGGTGCAGATGATTTTGTGCTGCTGGATGTGCGCAA from Candidatus Obscuribacterales bacterium includes the following:
- a CDS encoding rhodanese-like domain-containing protein, which encodes TIKIILGKGTTLSGRLLLYNSLDMTFRELKLRPNPVRPVIDGLIDYEMFCGIPQAKAEEAKQQMAIPEMTVQELKALLDSGADDFVLLDVRNPNEYDIAQIPGSVLVPLPDIENGDGIAKVKEVLNGHRLIAHCKMGGRSAKALAILKESGIEGTNVKGGIQAWSREVDASVPEY